The following proteins come from a genomic window of Achromobacter sp. AONIH1:
- a CDS encoding Lrp/AsnC family transcriptional regulator, giving the protein MDQTDIKILALLQKDATCSVAEIAEQVNLSVTPCWRRIQKLKDDGVIARNTILLDPKALGLNLTVFVSIKTSQHNAKWTQSLINAVMALPNVVEFHRMAGDIDYLLKVVVEDMAAYDRFYRRLIDAVDLLDVSASFSMEVIKSTTELPLDAV; this is encoded by the coding sequence ATGGACCAGACAGACATCAAGATTCTCGCGCTGCTGCAAAAGGACGCGACCTGTTCCGTGGCCGAGATCGCCGAGCAGGTGAACCTGTCCGTCACGCCGTGCTGGCGGCGCATCCAGAAGCTCAAGGACGACGGCGTCATCGCGCGCAACACGATCCTGCTGGACCCGAAGGCGCTGGGCCTGAACCTGACCGTGTTCGTGTCCATCAAGACCAGCCAGCACAACGCCAAGTGGACGCAGAGCCTGATCAACGCGGTGATGGCGCTGCCCAATGTGGTCGAGTTCCACCGCATGGCGGGCGATATCGATTACCTGCTCAAGGTCGTGGTCGAGGACATGGCTGCCTACGACCGCTTCTATCGCCGCCTCATCGACGCGGTGGACCTGCTGGACGTGAGCGCCAGCTTCTCGATGGAAGTCATCAAGAGCACGACCGAGCTGCCGCTGGACGCGGTCTGA
- a CDS encoding gamma-glutamylcyclotransferase has protein sequence MALAVPAAGDCAGLAQSQQSPARRAASVDDLLTDWNGSEDLWVFAYGSLIWHPGFAWRERRLATVRGYHRSLCLWSHDHRGSPDNPGLVFGLDRGGCCRGVAFQIAASDVRTVFEMLWRREMVTGAYCPRWLTCHTKEAPVRGLVFLLNRACQEYAADVSDDRLLASVRNAVGHSGPCLDYVIETERALRAHGIDDMRLGELVRRLGQPC, from the coding sequence ATGGCTTTGGCAGTACCCGCCGCCGGCGATTGCGCCGGTCTGGCTCAGTCGCAGCAATCCCCGGCCCGGCGCGCGGCGTCGGTGGACGATCTCCTGACCGATTGGAACGGCAGCGAGGATCTCTGGGTCTTTGCCTACGGTTCCCTGATCTGGCATCCCGGCTTTGCCTGGCGCGAGCGGCGGCTGGCGACGGTGCGCGGCTATCACCGGTCCCTTTGCCTGTGGTCGCACGATCATCGCGGCTCGCCGGACAATCCCGGCCTGGTGTTCGGCCTGGATCGAGGCGGCTGTTGCCGTGGGGTGGCCTTCCAGATCGCCGCCAGCGACGTGCGGACGGTCTTCGAGATGCTCTGGCGCCGCGAGATGGTGACGGGCGCCTATTGCCCGCGCTGGCTGACCTGCCATACCAAGGAAGCGCCCGTGCGCGGGCTGGTGTTCCTGCTCAACCGCGCCTGCCAGGAATACGCGGCCGACGTCAGCGACGACCGCCTGCTGGCGTCGGTGCGCAACGCGGTGGGCCATTCCGGCCCGTGCCTGGACTATGTGATCGAAACCGAGCGCGCATTGCGCGCGCACGGCATCGACGATATGCGCCTGGGCGAGCTGGTGCGACGCCTGGGCCAGCCTTGCTGA
- the pagP gene encoding lipid IV(A) palmitoyltransferase PagP, whose translation MIARLRIALLGLALSVFTVSAQACDNLPSWAQSACARLDQIWSEGNNDLYISGYSWHNRSMYSAEKIRSFNERAWGGGYGRSIYDEDGDWQGLYGMAFLDSHSKVQPIAGYGFLKIGRVSENFRLGAGYTVFLTSRQDIMHYIPFPGVLPLVSAGYKDAMLYATYIPGGKGNGNVLFMFGRWSF comes from the coding sequence ATGATCGCCAGACTCCGGATTGCCTTGCTTGGCTTGGCGCTCTCGGTTTTCACCGTCAGCGCCCAGGCTTGTGACAACCTGCCCTCCTGGGCGCAATCGGCCTGTGCCCGGCTAGACCAGATCTGGTCCGAAGGCAACAACGACCTCTATATCAGCGGCTATTCCTGGCACAACCGCTCCATGTACAGCGCGGAGAAGATCCGCAGCTTCAACGAGCGCGCCTGGGGCGGCGGCTACGGCCGCAGCATCTACGACGAGGACGGAGACTGGCAGGGCCTGTATGGCATGGCCTTCCTGGACTCACACAGCAAGGTCCAGCCGATCGCCGGCTACGGCTTCCTGAAGATCGGCCGGGTCAGCGAGAATTTCCGCCTGGGCGCCGGCTACACCGTGTTCCTGACCTCGCGCCAGGACATCATGCATTACATCCCCTTCCCCGGCGTGTTGCCGCTGGTCTCGGCCGGCTACAAGGACGCCATGCTCTACGCCACCTACATTCCCGGCGGCAAGGGCAACGGCAACGTGCTGTTCATGTTCGGCCGCTGGTCCTTCTGA